The sequence TTCCATAGCGTCAAGATATTGATAAACCAATTTACCAACTTTTTCTCCTACATCTTTGGTTAGATCGTGTAATTCTGCATCTGGCGCATCAGGAACGAAAGAATTATACCCTGATCCTGCAGAGAAAGACATAACAAAGGATTACCAAAAAACTTACTGGCATATTAAGCATCTCGATgacaacaaacaaaaaaaaaatatagccaCTACAATCTTGACAGGAATACTGCTATTACAGAAGTAGGTAGAAGAAACACTTTTGGGCCTCTTCCAATTGTGTTGAAGTCACCAACTTAATAATGGAGATTGTAGCGACACGGGGAGAATAATCTTGTAATATAGGAAATTATGCAAAGGATAAGCATAATCTTTGAGTGATTATGATTGAGCAACTGAATCATTATCTTTAATGAAGAATACTATAGTTCTAAGGTGCTGTATGTACATGATTTCAAACACAGGAGTTGTCTAACCTTCAGGTTTAGCAATAAAGCTCAATACACGATTCACAAAATTTCCCAGATTATTGAGCAATTCGCTATTCAGCTTAGCCTGCAAGTCTACCCATGTAAATAAGGTGTCAGATACCTGCATCATCCAAAGAAGTTGGGGGTCAATTCTAAATTGCAGTACTATATATGAGGATTTTGATATCCATGGTAAAAGATAACCCAGTTATGACTTTCGAACTAACCTCAGGCCTATTGGTAAGTAAATAATATCTCCATACTTCTGCTGGAATATTTGTTTCCTTTGCATCATTACCAAAAATTCCTATGCCCTTAGTTTTAGAAAACTTTCCTGTCATAGAGGAAGTGATATGCTCAAATGAACAAAACACATGCATCTGCAGTTCTATTAATTGCAAGTAACAAATCAAACTTAAGTATTACCAAAGTTTTAAATGCCACTTTTATAATGGTCTCAACAGATTGTTGCACTCAAATAGtacaacaaataataataaatatagtgACAATCTGGTATGCTAGTACTTTCCGGGATCTACAATCTGATAATATGGCTAGTACTAACTAGTACTTAAAACTATTGATAGCATAATAGATGATTCCTTGTAGCAGTGAAATAGCAAAGAGGCACCTATAATCCACATGTATTTTTTCTAGTTCTATTCTTCTTTTGAACTATTCCTTCAAGTGGTCGATTAATTTGCCAAACAGGGGACCATATCTGATAGATTATCAATTAACTACAAATTGTAATTCTAATTTAAATAGTGTATGTTACAAACCCAGTATCATGTGAAAACAAAAGGTATAGATAATGGTACCTGTTTCATAATTTAAATATTCCGTCACACTGATGGTCTTCATCATTGTCCACTTTTCTCCCGTTCCAAGTAGAGTGGAAGGAAACATTACCTAAAATGaagtttaaaatgaaaattttcatgaaaaaattgaaaaatacttGTGTTTATACATGTATATCcaatttgtaaattttttttaccaaactaGAACATTCATCATGTCAAAAATGTGATTGAGGCATTAATAAAAAGGGTTCTCATACACCAATGCCATAGCATGTTAACTAGCCATCTCAATCCTTTACTGAGATATGCAGCAAAACATAATTGCTACGTGATACTATGATGGTACAATTCATACATCCTATACAATTGTCTTGTAACTGGCATGGAAAAGAACATGTCATTCTGGCTTGTACATTACTGCCACAAATCTAATGATCATTGGGACCCAGTTCATTGCTAGGCAGAAATCCCAATAGACgtatcatattttatattatatatatatatatatatatatatatatatatatatatatcaagatGTTCAATTTTAACGTTCATGAATATAATTTTCTCAAACAAATACAAAAATATAATTATGTGGAAGCCATAGAAAACTATGCAGTTAATTGATTACTGTGGTTCACTACAAGTGTAGAATGATTGGATAAGATTAGTGCATAATTATCAAACATGTAGACCACatttgaaatatatgtaaatcCAAAAACAAATACAATGAATAAAAATATGACAATTTCTAATTTCCAGATGACAATATAAGAACAAAAAGTGTGATGCTAGAATCTTAATGCAACTAAATTTACAAAATCACAATCCACATTCAGAAACTTGGGAGTatcagaagtaaaaaaaaaaaaaaaactaagagatTCAATTAGGTAGAGCTCCAAAGGCTATATGatatagttaaacctaagtttTTCATAGGAACAATCTATACACGAGCAAAAAAATGTTTTATAAGTATTAGTCAAGTACCTAAAATAAAACATAGCACCATTATTATGGTCAATCAAATAACATAGTctcaagaaaatagaaaagatctACCGTGTGAAATGGCACATTATCCTTCCCCATGAATTGATACAACTCTACATTTTCAGGATTCTTCCACCACTTCTCCCACTCAGAAGTGTAGCATGCAGTGATTGAGATATATCCAATTGGTGCATCAAACCACACATAGAAAACCTAGTGATGAACAAATTAGGTGAATATGAAGTAATTGCTTAATTTGAGATGATAATCCAACAATTTAAAATTTCCCTAGATGTATAAAAGTGGCCTACAAGTATGGATAACTTCATTTATAGGTAAGTTTTTTACCTTATCTTTATATTTTTCATGTGGTACATGAACCCCCCATTTTAGATCCCTAGTGATGCAGCGCGGTTTCAAGCCCTCCTTCAGCCATGCATTTGTTGCTTGAACAGCATTTTGGCTCCACGAGCCAACTACCAACATAGCATCAATATATTCTTCCAATTTCCCTCTTAATAAAGGTAGCTCTAGAAACAAATGGTCTGTATCACGTACATGTGGGGTATTTTGGCAAACCTAATGACATAAGAAACGTAAGGTAGACTTCTGTATAAGGCTTGAGCATGATATAACAATATTTTCACCCAAAAAAAGGTAATAATTGAGAACTGATTAGAGAAAAAACATTAAAGTAAAATTTACCTTGCATTTTGGATCTATTAGTTCAGTAGGATTTAATAATTTTCCACACTTTTCACACTGATCACCACGTGCAGACCCATAATGACAGTCTAGTGTAGGACATGTTCCCTCCACAAGACGATCAGCTAAGAAACGTTGACATGAATCACAATAAAGCTGCAATAGATTTCAAGATTATATTAGAAAAAAAAGAAGTAAATATGATCTCTCATCTCTTGAAGAATGTTATATGATTCAATAGAACCAAGTAAGTACCTGCTGTATAGTATTCTCGGACAACCAGTTATTCTCCATCAGTTTCTGGAAAATTGATTGACAGACTTGGGTCTGCTGTGGAGAGGATGTGCGCCCAAACTCATCAAAGCTTATGTCAAACCACTTATAAACATCCTTATGAATTGCATGGTACCTAATGTATCAGTGGAATATAATAAAATATGTACAAAAGTGAGCATTTgagttaagaaaaaataaataaatgaaattgAGCAGTCAACCCAATTTAGACCAATCACATACTACTTTTCATTCTTAAAAAACAATGGAAAGAAGGGCTCTATCTTACTTATCTATGAATCAATCTTGCAGATGCTGATAAATCTGGATTATAAAGGGAGCTACATAATCTCTGCCTAAATACAGTCCTATTAGTATAGGTTCAGTAGGCAAAAAAAATTTGATGCTATCATATCCAAAGATGAAAACGGAGGCAGTTCTTGCGGAAAAAAGAACCAAGTTTTCTACTTCGAGTTGACAAAAGTTCCTTtggacaagaaaaaaaaatacaaaataaatgcAATTAATTTCAGCTCAAAGCACAATATTAATAAAAGTACCTAAACTGGCATTGGTTCCATCAAAGGAACCTAAATTCACATCTAGAAAGTTCAGATCACAGGAATAAAGCGAAATTGACATAGCAAAATAAACAAAGCAGAACATAGATTATTAACAAAGTACGAACTTATCACAAATTTCCTCAGGAGAGCAATTCTCCTCCATAGCCTTCGTCTCTGTCGCGGTCCCGTACTCATCCGTGCCACAGATGTATATGGTGTTATAACCCCTTAGGCGGCAGTACCGAGCAAACACATCCGCGCTCAAAACGCCTTCATCGAAAATCCGGAAAAGATTCATATTTCGTCCATACAAAAGCAGAAAATCTCCTCACGTGAATTCGAACGAAAaatagatagaaaaaaaaaaaggaagaatcgAATAGATGGGTTTAGGAGGCAAGTTACATCCAATGATGTTGCCGAGGTGAGGGACGTTGTTGACGTAGGGGAGGGCGCTCGTGATGAGGATGTTCCGGCGACCAGGGATTGGCAGCTTCGGTGAATCCGGAGCTGGAGTGTCATCCATCGCCGACGATTAACGAAGCTTGATTTGGCTTCTGACGACGGAGACCGAAGACGAGAGATATAAAGGAAAAGAGAGTGGGGTTTTATTCGGGAGACCACGAGCACAGTGCGGGCGGCGGCGTGCGATATTTCTGCGACAACGCGCGTTCGCCGTTGACGACGCTTCGAGATTCGAAATCATAAAATCAAACGGTGGAAACGCGCTCTACACCGGACTTTTAATAAAGGCGATGCCGTTGCAACTGTTCGGATTCATCATTCTCGCATCCGGTTCGTCGGATTCCCTCCGACTCCTCCCGCACGAAGTGAGAGGAGTCACTTTACGTTGCCGACTGAAGGCTTCGCGTACTCACTTTGCTACCTTCTTCTCAATTCGTCATCCAACGGTGGCCGCTGAGGGGCCCGCGTGGGGATCGAATCACGAGTCCGCCTCTATAAGAAAAGCAGTATGCCATCATTGTAAACACGCGCTTTGGACCCTTGTCGATGTAAGCGCCCGAAATCCCTCCGCGGACCCAAACGGCAGTCCCGTTTCCCTCCCGTTATTGGAACTGTGGAAGAGCTCATAAACGATATATACTTTTATAtatactagtgtgatcgtgcacacACGTTATgtatgtaatataataatatataaattatttagaccccaataataaattattataatagacttccctatgaaaaaaattattttaatttaatattatacttatcttagtaaaaaaaaactaagaaaagtatattttttaaaatcgacttaaaatatttatagaagtttctttgatcatagtATTATCAATTCTAAGacgtgggactaaagagaactttattttttttatataaaacaaccagagaaaattaatgatgagaaaaattcataataatacgtcgtattgtttcgcttgtggaattactaataaaccttggaattatttttagtgtgaatagaaaaaaaggacagtaacgtaaattcattttaggcttcaccaaaattagttagtaaaggagggagattttta comes from Zingiber officinale cultivar Zhangliang unplaced genomic scaffold, Zo_v1.1 ctg232, whole genome shotgun sequence and encodes:
- the LOC122037062 gene encoding probable methionine--tRNA ligase isoform X3; its protein translation is MDDTPAPDSPKLPIPGRRNILITSALPYVNNVPHLGNIIGYFLLLYGRNMNLFRIFDEGVLSADVFARYCRLRGYNTIYICGTDEYGTATETKAMEENCSPEEICDKYHAIHKDVYKWFDISFDEFGRTSSPQQTQVCQSIFQKLMENNWLSENTIQQLYCDSCQRFLADRLVEGTCPTLDCHYGSARGDQCEKCGKLLNPTELIDPKCKVCQNTPHVRDTDHLFLELPLLRGKLEEYIDAMLVVGSWSQNAVQATNAWLKEGLKPRCITRDLKWGVHVPHEKYKDKVFYVWFDAPIGYISITACYTSEWEKWWKNPENVELYQFMGKDNVPFHTVMFPSTLLGTGEKWTMMKTISVTEYLNYETGKFSKTKGIGIFGNDAKETNIPAEVWRYYLLTNRPEVSDTLFTWVDLQAKLNSELLNNLGNFVNRVLSFIAKPEGSGYNSFVPDAPDAELHDLTKDVGEKVGKLVYQYLDAMEKVKLKQALRIAMSISSEGNAYLQESQFWRLYKEDPTSCAIVMKTAAGLVYLLAALLEPFMPSFSKEVLKQLNLPPASLLSFYDDNGISNIGKMPWQFLPSGLCIGKPEPLFKELKDEDVEYFRARFSGSQAERRKAESDANKIAEQLTNTNITETSAKKHQSKSGQNTKAEAAETDSSISKLDIRVGIIRKAQIHPDADNLYVEEIDVGEESTRTVVSGLAKCIPLQQLENRKVCVLCNLKPATMRGIKSHAIVLTASSNDNTKMELVDPPAAAAVGEPVTFPGYSNEPERILSAKSKVWEKVQADLHTDSALVACYRDVPFTTSAGVCKVATIANGVIR
- the LOC122037062 gene encoding probable methionine--tRNA ligase isoform X2, translated to MDDTPAPDSPKLPIPGRRNILITSALPYVNNVPHLGNIIGYFLLLYGRNMNLFRIFDEGVLSADVFARYCRLRGYNTIYICGTDEYGTATETKAMEENCSPEEICDKYHAIHKDVYKWFDISFDEFGRTSSPQQTQVCQSIFQKLMENNWLSENTIQQLYCDSCQRFLADRLVEGTCPTLDCHYGSARGDQCEKCGKLLNPTELIDPKCKVCQNTPHVRDTDHLFLELPLLRGKLEEYIDAMLVVGSWSQNAVQATNAWLKEGLKPRCITRDLKWGVHVPHEKYKDKVFYVWFDAPIGYISITACYTSEWEKWWKNPENVELYQFMGKDNVPFHTVMFPSTLLGTGEKWTMMKTISVTEYLNYETGKFSKTKGIGIFGNDAKETNIPAEVWRYYLLTNRPEVSDTLFTWVDLQAKLNSELLNNLGNFVNRVLSFIAKPEGSGYNSFVPDAPDAELHDLTKDVGEKVGKLVYQYLDAMEKVKLKQALRIAMSISSEGNAYLQESQFWRLYKEDPTSCAIVMKTAAGLVYLLAALLEPFMPSFSKEVLKQLNLPPASLLSFYDDNGISNIGKMPWQFLPSGLCIGKPEPLFKELKDEDVEYFRARFSGSQAERRKAESDANKIAEQLTNTNITETSAKKHQSKSGQNTKAEAAETDSSISKLDIRVGIIRKAQIHPDADNLYVEEIDVGEESTRTVVSGLAKCIPLQQLENRKVCVLCNLKPATMRGIKSHAIVLTASSNDNTKMELVDPPAAAAVGEPVTFPGYSNEPERILSAKSKVWEKVQADLHTDSALVACYRDVPFTTSAGVCKVATIANGVISIRKHQSVGSIE
- the LOC122037062 gene encoding probable methionine--tRNA ligase isoform X4, which gives rise to MDDTPAPDSPKLPIPGRRNILITSALPYVNNVPHLGNIIGCVLSADVFARYCRLRGYNTIYICGTDEYGTATETKAMEENCSPEEICDKYHAIHKDVYKWFDISFDEFGRTSSPQQTQVCQSIFQKLMENNWLSENTIQQLYCDSCQRFLADRLVEGTCPTLDCHYGSARGDQCEKCGKLLNPTELIDPKCKVCQNTPHVRDTDHLFLELPLLRGKLEEYIDAMLVVGSWSQNAVQATNAWLKEGLKPRCITRDLKWGVHVPHEKYKDKVFYVWFDAPIGYISITACYTSEWEKWWKNPENVELYQFMGKDNVPFHTVMFPSTLLGTGEKWTMMKTISVTEYLNYETGKFSKTKGIGIFGNDAKETNIPAEVWRYYLLTNRPEVSDTLFTWVDLQAKLNSELLNNLGNFVNRVLSFIAKPEGSGYNSFVPDAPDAELHDLTKDVGEKVGKLVYQYLDAMEKVKLKQALRIAMSISSEGNAYLQESQFWRLYKEDPTSCAIVMKTAAGLVYLLAALLEPFMPSFSKEVLKQLNLPPASLLSFYDDNGISNIGKMPWQFLPSGLCIGKPEPLFKELKDEDVEYFRARFSGSQAERRKAESDANKIAEQLTNTNITETSAKKHQSKSGQNTKAEAAETDSSISKLDIRVGIIRKAQIHPDADNLYVEEIDVGEESTRTVVSGLAKCIPLQQLENRKVCVLCNLKPATMRGIKSHAIVLTASSNDNTKMELVDPPAAAAVGEPVTFPGYSNEPERILSAKSKVWEKVQADLHTDSALVACYRDVPFTTSAGVCKVATIANGVIRNIQCNVLIKLECTS
- the LOC122037062 gene encoding probable methionine--tRNA ligase isoform X1, with amino-acid sequence MDDTPAPDSPKLPIPGRRNILITSALPYVNNVPHLGNIIGYFLLLYGRNMNLFRIFDEGVLSADVFARYCRLRGYNTIYICGTDEYGTATETKAMEENCSPEEICDKYHAIHKDVYKWFDISFDEFGRTSSPQQTQVCQSIFQKLMENNWLSENTIQQLYCDSCQRFLADRLVEGTCPTLDCHYGSARGDQCEKCGKLLNPTELIDPKCKVCQNTPHVRDTDHLFLELPLLRGKLEEYIDAMLVVGSWSQNAVQATNAWLKEGLKPRCITRDLKWGVHVPHEKYKDKVFYVWFDAPIGYISITACYTSEWEKWWKNPENVELYQFMGKDNVPFHTVMFPSTLLGTGEKWTMMKTISVTEYLNYETGKFSKTKGIGIFGNDAKETNIPAEVWRYYLLTNRPEVSDTLFTWVDLQAKLNSELLNNLGNFVNRVLSFIAKPEGSGYNSFVPDAPDAELHDLTKDVGEKVGKLVYQYLDAMEKVKLKQALRIAMSISSEGNAYLQESQFWRLYKEDPTSCAIVMKTAAGLVYLLAALLEPFMPSFSKEVLKQLNLPPASLLSFYDDNGISNIGKMPWQFLPSGLCIGKPEPLFKELKDEDVEYFRARFSGSQAERRKAESDANKIAEQLTNTNITETSAKKHQSKSGQNTKAEAAETDSSISKLDIRVGIIRKAQIHPDADNLYVEEIDVGEESTRTVVSGLAKCIPLQQLENRKVCVLCNLKPATMRGIKSHAIVLTASSNDNTKMELVDPPAAAAVGEPVTFPGYSNEPERILSAKSKVWEKVQADLHTDSALVACYRDVPFTTSAGVCKVATIANGVIRNIQCNVLIKLECTS
- the LOC122037062 gene encoding probable methionine--tRNA ligase isoform X5 gives rise to the protein MDDTPAPDSPKLPIPGRRNILITSALPYVNNVPHLGNIIGCVLSADVFARYCRLRGYNTIYICGTDEYGTATETKAMEENCSPEEICDKYHAIHKDVYKWFDISFDEFGRTSSPQQTQVCQSIFQKLMENNWLSENTIQQLYCDSCQRFLADRLVEGTCPTLDCHYGSARGDQCEKCGKLLNPTELIDPKCKVCQNTPHVRDTDHLFLELPLLRGKLEEYIDAMLVVGSWSQNAVQATNAWLKEGLKPRCITRDLKWGVHVPHEKYKDKVFYVWFDAPIGYISITACYTSEWEKWWKNPENVELYQFMGKDNVPFHTVMFPSTLLGTGEKWTMMKTISVTEYLNYETGKFSKTKGIGIFGNDAKETNIPAEVWRYYLLTNRPEVSDTLFTWVDLQAKLNSELLNNLGNFVNRVLSFIAKPEGSGYNSFVPDAPDAELHDLTKDVGEKVGKLVYQYLDAMEKVKLKQALRIAMSISSEGNAYLQESQFWRLYKEDPTSCAIVMKTAAGLVYLLAALLEPFMPSFSKEVLKQLNLPPASLLSFYDDNGISNIGKMPWQFLPSGLCIGKPEPLFKELKDEDVEYFRARFSGSQAERRKAESDANKIAEQLTNTNITETSAKKHQSKSGQNTKAEAAETDSSISKLDIRVGIIRKAQIHPDADNLYVEEIDVGEESTRTVVSGLAKCIPLQQLENRKVCVLCNLKPATMRGIKSHAIVLTASSNDNTKMELVDPPAAAAVGEPVTFPGYSNEPERILSAKSKVWEKVQADLHTDSALVACYRDVPFTTSAGVCKVATIANGVIR